The stretch of DNA CTTATCattgaattgaactgaatttGCTAACACTCATCACCAAATATTCTTTTTCAGCTCTAGATGATTTAGAATACTTTCATGTTTCACAGTTATAGTTCATCTGGCCAATGAAATTATGTTTAGGAAACAGTAAATAAATTATACTGAAACTTTCCTTCAAGTAGAATTAAATTTACTTcacaaaatcattatttttgaaCCTGAGCATTCTACAAAGGGTAAGCCTAAttaatgagaaggaaaaaataccACAGCATCCTTAAACATACATCTAAAACTCAAGTCAACTAGTCAAACAGGACCCTGTAGAGATTTGATTTTGTGACTAAAGAATactgtcatattttctttcttagaaagCAGAAAATCTAATTACCTTCAAGTTTCTCACATTTGAGCCATACTACAAATGAGTTGTGTCCAGGTACAGAAAAACcgacaatattttatttataatcttatttttagctttttaactacaaattctGGTTCTAGAGTTGTTTAAAAGTCATGGGTTTTATAGATGCTCATATGTAAATTAATCTGTTGTTtgcttactttcttttcttttccatagaATGGACTTCCTCATAAATACAGAACAGGTCATCACATGAAAAATATAAgatcttgcatttttttccttgttctctcttaaaaatctatttctaaTATTGCATTCCCCATTGGATTACTTCATATGGGtatgagggaaaaagaaaaaaattaaaaaaagagagagagacaaaatagACTGGATCTCACCACTAGAATTCACCATAAAAATCTCAAAGTGTAACAGAATTCTTACAAAATTTCCTAGaccagttctttaaggaattgaGATCTGCTATGAAAAATATGGCAATCAGGGAAGGGAGGAATGAGATGTGGGAAAATAGTGAATAAGTGCAGCAAAAACAGGTTCTGAGGAATACACATAATTTTGTCTGCTTTAGATCAcaatagaatttttaataaataaatttcttttcttttttgtttttttgtaaagacacttTTTTGAAACAGTAGATTTAGCCCAGTCATTTGTGTCATTTTTaataaactgtctttttttttgattgtttgttttttgtaactCTGTAAATGTTTTAGATTTGAGTCTCTTGTACATTGTCTTTAGAGTTCATTCGGATCAATAACGGTTCATGCACTGAACTGTGTATTGAATTTATTGTGTTAACTGTTGTTGTGTGGTTGAAGGGAGATTTGTATGAGTTATAGTGATTTAGGTGCTCATGCTCGATAGCAGGCATGGGCAGGTGGCTTTCCATGGGTGTGTCTCCCGTAATCTCATCATCCACATTAATAATTTCAACAGTCCTTGTTGGGGCGTGATGGTTTTGCCGATGGTGCTGCTTCCTCATCTTGTAGAAAATGACCAGCATCACTGCAGCCATGAGTGTGATGGCCACAAAACACCCAATGATGATTTTGGTAGTCTTCATGACCTCATCAATTCCTGGGATCCCACTGTTTATATCAGTCACTGGGATGGTGAAGGTTTTCTCTGTCGACCTTGTGCTCTGTGGTGTGAGAGAGGTGGTCACATTGGTGGTCTCCCAGTCGACCACTGGAGTGGGACCCACATTGTTATCTGTGGTCCGTGCCTCATCCTGAGACGGTTCCATAGTCTCTACTGTGACGGTTGAAAAGTAAGAGAAAGGAGTAGTGGTTGCTGCAGTAACATTCAGGGTGGCTGAAGCAGTAGTATTCCCAACGGAATTACTCACCATACATGTGTACATGCCTGTATCTTGCACAGTTACATTTGTGAAATTTAACGTACCATCACTGAGCACAGCTATCCGCACTTTGTACGCCCCATGTGTCATGACTGTTCCATTTGGAGTAATCCAAGATACAGATGTCAGGGATGTGGAGGCCCGACATTTCAGCTCAGCTGCCATGCCTTCAGTGACATTGAGGTCTGCAGGGGGCTCCACAATCACCGGAGCATAGCATGTGAAGTAATTCTGGTCGAGCTCTCCAATGTACCTCCCCTTTAGATTGGGAGGAGTGTTACACCGGGCACAACAAGCTGTGTTCGAGGGGGCCATGTCTTTTATCCACCAGCTGAGCCACAGTATGTCACAGTTACAGTTCCAAGGGTTGTGATGTAAATGTATCCGCTCTAGATGATGCAAGGGAGTGAAGAGGTCATGAGGCAGTAATGTTAGATTATTGTGTGCCAGGTTGATCTCCACTAGTGACTGAAGGTTGTCAAAGGCATTCCGTtcaatcacttgaatctgggactGTATCATCCACAGTTTTTGAAGGTGCATCAAACCCTGGAAAGAGCCAGGCCTGATGGCAGATAAATGATTCCCAGAAAGATCCAGCTCATCTAGTTTTATGAGCGGTGTGAGGTTAGGGATTTCCCGAAGGTTGCACATGGCAAGGTTCAAATACCTCAAGT from Homo sapiens chromosome 11, GRCh38.p14 Primary Assembly encodes:
- the LRRC4C gene encoding leucine-rich repeat-containing protein 4C precursor — protein: MLNKMTLHPQQIMIGPRFNRALFDPLLVVLLALQLLVVAGLVRAQTCPSVCSCSNQFSKVICVRKNLREVPDGISTNTRLLNLHENQIQIIKVNSFKHLRHLEILQLSRNHIRTIEIGAFNGLANLNTLELFDNRLTTIPNGAFVYLSKLKELWLRNNPIESIPSYAFNRIPSLRRLDLGELKRLSYISEGAFEGLSNLRYLNLAMCNLREIPNLTPLIKLDELDLSGNHLSAIRPGSFQGLMHLQKLWMIQSQIQVIERNAFDNLQSLVEINLAHNNLTLLPHDLFTPLHHLERIHLHHNPWNCNCDILWLSWWIKDMAPSNTACCARCNTPPNLKGRYIGELDQNYFTCYAPVIVEPPADLNVTEGMAAELKCRASTSLTSVSWITPNGTVMTHGAYKVRIAVLSDGTLNFTNVTVQDTGMYTCMVSNSVGNTTASATLNVTAATTTPFSYFSTVTVETMEPSQDEARTTDNNVGPTPVVDWETTNVTTSLTPQSTRSTEKTFTIPVTDINSGIPGIDEVMKTTKIIIGCFVAITLMAAVMLVIFYKMRKQHHRQNHHAPTRTVEIINVDDEITGDTPMESHLPMPAIEHEHLNHYNSYKSPFNHTTTVNTINSIHSSVHEPLLIRMNSKDNVQETQI